A region from the Thermococcus sp. Bubb.Bath genome encodes:
- a CDS encoding site-2 protease family protein — MVSMLITALVVITVLWLVVSAVFRREGEPIDEASEETAEKEEGLSVDLFVAMWRTKHLLGFIDRTASRAKRFWRAYGDAGIVIGFAGMAYVFYVLFKMAIKAVEAGGKQAGVQLVIPGITIPLWYGIIGLIVVMVVHELSHGVVARADNLPLKSVGLVLFYIIPGAFVEPDEEALKKAPLRSRLRVYGAGSLANIVTALIAVLLINFAVTPLLQPAGIEVGGVVDNGPAHGLLMKGDIITAINGHSVTTMNEFIKIMNATHPGEVITLTVLRNGEEKTVKVTLGKYPNDPKKGFIGIYPIPHYVSKVGYDSVLFPTFFSLYWIYVLNLGIGLMNLFPLIPLDGGRMLDDVLKEYLPKGIVNPVRYTAIGVGLTLLALNLWPAIMNLAG; from the coding sequence ATGGTGTCGATGCTCATAACGGCCCTGGTAGTCATAACGGTTCTCTGGCTCGTTGTATCCGCGGTATTCAGGAGGGAGGGGGAACCAATAGACGAAGCGAGCGAGGAAACTGCAGAGAAGGAAGAGGGACTCTCAGTCGACCTGTTCGTGGCGATGTGGAGGACCAAACACCTGCTGGGCTTCATCGACAGGACTGCATCCCGGGCCAAGAGGTTCTGGAGGGCCTACGGCGACGCTGGTATAGTAATCGGCTTTGCGGGCATGGCCTACGTGTTCTATGTGCTCTTTAAAATGGCGATAAAGGCTGTTGAAGCCGGCGGAAAACAGGCCGGGGTTCAGCTCGTGATTCCAGGCATCACTATACCCCTATGGTACGGAATAATCGGGCTTATAGTGGTTATGGTCGTCCACGAGCTCAGCCACGGCGTCGTTGCTAGGGCCGACAACCTTCCCCTCAAGTCGGTCGGTCTTGTCCTCTTCTACATCATCCCAGGAGCTTTCGTGGAGCCAGATGAGGAGGCCCTGAAGAAGGCCCCGCTACGCTCAAGGCTCAGGGTCTACGGGGCCGGCTCCCTAGCGAACATAGTAACCGCTCTGATAGCGGTGCTTCTCATAAACTTCGCGGTAACGCCCCTACTCCAGCCTGCGGGAATTGAAGTCGGGGGAGTCGTCGACAATGGGCCGGCCCATGGACTGCTGATGAAGGGGGATATAATAACCGCGATAAACGGGCATAGCGTAACCACGATGAACGAGTTCATCAAGATAATGAACGCAACACATCCCGGCGAAGTAATAACCCTAACAGTTCTGAGAAACGGTGAGGAGAAAACCGTTAAAGTAACTTTAGGAAAGTATCCCAACGATCCGAAAAAAGGCTTCATAGGCATCTACCCCATACCCCACTATGTCTCCAAGGTCGGATACGATAGCGTACTCTTTCCGACGTTCTTCAGCCTTTACTGGATATACGTCCTCAACCTCGGAATAGGGCTCATGAACCTCTTCCCGCTCATCCCCCTCGACGGCGGGAGGATGCTGGACGACGTCCTCAAGGAGTACCTCCCCAAGGGTATTGTGAACCCCGTAAGGTACACAGCAATAGGCGTTGGATTAACCCTCCTGGCACTCAACCTCTGGCCGGCGATAATGAACCTCGCAGGGTAG
- a CDS encoding type II toxin-antitoxin system RelE/ParE family toxin: MIYRVKVHRQVEKALLGLPKAHYQRFLEFRDILKYEPVPRQDFDIIKLKGGGDLELYRVRLGDYRVIYSVNWDERVIKILKLKPRGEAYK, translated from the coding sequence ATGATCTACCGGGTCAAGGTTCACCGGCAGGTGGAAAAGGCGCTCCTGGGTTTGCCCAAGGCTCATTATCAAAGATTCCTGGAGTTTAGAGATATTCTGAAGTATGAGCCTGTCCCAAGACAGGACTTTGACATAATCAAATTGAAGGGAGGCGGAGATCTGGAGCTATACCGTGTTCGTCTAGGTGATTACAGGGTAATTTATTCAGTAAACTGGGATGAAAGAGTCATCAAGATCCTAAAACTCAAACCCAGGGGGGAAGCCTACAAGTAA
- a CDS encoding MoxR family ATPase: MIIEEIREEVGKAIVGMDDVVELMTVAVLSNGHVLLEGVPGLAKTTLSKNFARSLGLRFMRIQMTPDLLPADIIGHSFYDMRTGEFRIRKGPIFTNVLLVDEINRASPKTQSALLEAMEERQVTIEGQTFKLPEPFLVIATRNPVEVEGVYELPTAQADRFMMEVRVSYLEEKHEKEMLMRKNLGLFDEAEPTLSQGDVEAAMREVRKVRVSEAVIDYIYSILKETRSDERVLLGASPRAGEHLLIASKARAYLENREYVIPDDVKALAIPVLSHRILIKPEYEMEGISGEEVVREVLERVEVPTE; encoded by the coding sequence ATGATAATCGAGGAAATAAGGGAAGAGGTTGGAAAGGCAATCGTTGGGATGGACGACGTAGTTGAGCTCATGACGGTAGCAGTACTCTCCAATGGGCACGTACTGCTGGAAGGCGTTCCAGGGTTAGCTAAGACGACCCTGAGCAAGAACTTCGCGAGGAGTCTTGGATTAAGGTTTATGAGGATCCAGATGACTCCCGACCTTCTACCAGCAGATATAATCGGCCACAGCTTCTACGACATGAGAACAGGGGAGTTCAGGATAAGGAAGGGACCCATATTCACGAACGTCCTCCTCGTGGACGAGATAAACAGGGCATCGCCCAAGACCCAGTCGGCCCTCCTCGAGGCCATGGAGGAGAGGCAGGTCACGATAGAGGGCCAGACCTTCAAACTGCCGGAGCCTTTCCTCGTGATAGCGACGAGAAACCCGGTTGAGGTAGAGGGCGTTTACGAGCTCCCAACTGCCCAGGCGGACAGGTTCATGATGGAGGTAAGGGTCAGCTACCTGGAGGAGAAGCACGAGAAGGAGATGCTCATGAGGAAGAACCTCGGCCTCTTCGATGAGGCCGAACCCACCCTGAGCCAGGGGGACGTGGAGGCCGCCATGAGGGAAGTCAGAAAAGTGCGCGTAAGCGAGGCTGTAATAGACTACATCTACTCCATCCTGAAGGAGACGAGGAGTGACGAGAGAGTCCTACTCGGTGCGTCGCCCAGGGCGGGGGAACACCTCCTCATTGCCTCGAAGGCAAGAGCGTACCTTGAGAACAGAGAGTACGTCATACCCGACGACGTTAAAGCCCTGGCAATTCCGGTGCTCTCCCACAGGATACTCATCAAGCCCGAGTACGAGATGGAAGGAATATCCGGGGAGGAGGTAGTTAGGGAAGTCCTCGAAAGGGTAGAGGTGCCAACGGAATGA
- a CDS encoding DUF1616 domain-containing protein, translating into MEWKKYWDLIILIFLSLLLDLLIFYFPDTLMRKALGLAFVLFFPGYTFITALFPEKKELDNLERLALSFGLSIAIVPLIGLGLNYTPWGIRLNPILASLTVFNVAFALIAIYRRDRAVEPWIPWITMDRLKEELEWEGSSKLDKALTVILIIAIITSIGVLTYVISHPKPGEAFTEFYILGPGGKAANYPTQLRVGQNGTVIIGIANHEHRNVTYYVQVWLVNLTWDSSTNTTVIHGMYPMPGWFNVTLPPVPVNIEGNWTPQFQTNYTFSINKPGKWQVWFLLFKDSEPKLPPAPPDGNYAETDAKNLILQAVNGTIQSLKLNVEVRK; encoded by the coding sequence ATGGAGTGGAAGAAGTACTGGGATTTAATCATTCTCATTTTCCTCTCACTCCTCCTCGACCTTCTCATATTCTACTTCCCAGATACCCTAATGCGGAAAGCGCTCGGCTTGGCATTCGTCCTCTTCTTCCCGGGGTACACCTTCATCACGGCCCTCTTTCCTGAGAAGAAAGAGCTGGACAACTTGGAGAGGTTAGCGCTCAGCTTCGGTCTGAGCATAGCCATCGTCCCCCTCATTGGACTCGGCCTTAACTACACGCCCTGGGGGATAAGGCTAAACCCCATCCTGGCAAGCTTAACGGTATTCAACGTCGCCTTCGCCCTCATAGCAATCTACCGGAGGGATAGGGCGGTAGAGCCCTGGATACCTTGGATAACGATGGATAGGCTCAAGGAGGAGCTTGAGTGGGAAGGTTCAAGCAAACTCGACAAGGCCCTAACGGTTATCCTGATAATAGCGATAATCACCTCGATCGGCGTTCTGACCTACGTCATAAGCCATCCAAAGCCGGGAGAAGCATTCACGGAGTTCTACATCCTTGGGCCAGGAGGCAAAGCGGCCAATTATCCGACCCAGCTTCGCGTCGGCCAGAACGGGACGGTAATAATCGGGATAGCCAACCACGAGCACAGGAACGTGACTTACTACGTCCAGGTCTGGCTGGTGAACCTAACCTGGGACAGCAGTACCAACACGACGGTAATCCACGGGATGTACCCGATGCCGGGCTGGTTCAACGTTACCCTGCCTCCTGTTCCGGTCAACATCGAGGGCAACTGGACGCCCCAGTTCCAGACCAACTACACCTTCAGCATAAACAAACCCGGAAAATGGCAGGTCTGGTTCCTTCTCTTCAAGGATAGCGAGCCAAAACTCCCACCGGCACCCCCAGACGGGAACTACGCGGAAACAGACGCGAAGAACCTCATCCTCCAGGCAGTAAACGGGACGATACAGAGCCTCAAACTCAACGTGGAAGTGAGGAAGTGA
- a CDS encoding TIGR00269 family protein: MKCSKCGRPAVYHARYSGLYYCHKHFNEMVEKKFKETVKKYRLIERGERVAVGVSGGKDSVVLMHLLAKLREKFPFELVAITIDEGISGYRPKSIEVAKRNAEKLGIEHRIYSFKEYIGFTLDETVEIMGSFEKGERVGACSYCGVWRRWLLNYAAKDVGADKLAVGHNLDDEVQMFVMNILRGDIARLGRTGPYYEEIHPELVPRIKPLREIPEKEIVLYAVLNNIEVDLSECPYAVEAFRAEIRDWLNEMEERHPGTKYQILRSYDKLFPLIAKTYTKKTSELNRCKICGQPTTGEICKACQFRLQVEKKAREKGLTFRVE, encoded by the coding sequence ATGAAGTGTTCGAAGTGCGGAAGGCCGGCAGTCTATCACGCAAGGTACAGCGGACTCTACTACTGCCACAAACACTTCAACGAGATGGTGGAAAAGAAGTTCAAGGAGACAGTGAAGAAGTACCGCCTCATAGAGAGGGGGGAGAGGGTAGCCGTCGGTGTCTCGGGAGGAAAGGACAGCGTCGTCCTCATGCACCTTTTGGCCAAGCTCCGCGAGAAGTTCCCCTTCGAGCTGGTGGCCATTACGATAGACGAGGGGATTTCCGGCTACAGGCCGAAGAGCATTGAGGTTGCCAAAAGAAACGCGGAGAAGCTCGGGATAGAGCACCGCATCTATTCGTTCAAAGAATACATCGGCTTCACGCTGGATGAAACCGTCGAGATAATGGGGAGCTTTGAGAAAGGCGAGCGCGTTGGGGCCTGCTCCTACTGCGGCGTGTGGAGGCGCTGGCTCCTCAACTACGCGGCAAAGGACGTTGGAGCTGACAAATTAGCGGTCGGCCACAACCTTGACGATGAGGTTCAGATGTTCGTGATGAACATCCTGAGGGGAGACATAGCGCGCCTCGGAAGGACGGGACCGTACTATGAAGAGATACACCCTGAGCTCGTCCCTAGGATAAAGCCCCTCCGCGAGATTCCGGAGAAGGAGATAGTCCTCTACGCAGTTCTGAACAACATAGAGGTCGATTTAAGCGAGTGTCCTTATGCTGTCGAGGCCTTTAGGGCAGAGATAAGGGACTGGCTCAACGAGATGGAGGAGAGGCACCCCGGAACGAAGTACCAGATACTGAGGAGTTACGACAAGCTCTTCCCGCTGATAGCGAAGACCTACACTAAAAAGACCAGCGAGCTGAACCGCTGTAAAATATGTGGGCAACCCACCACCGGCGAGATATGTAAGGCCTGCCAGTTCAGGCTCCAGGTTGAGAAGAAGGCCAGAGAAAAGGGTCTAACTTTTAGGGTCGAATGA
- a CDS encoding DUF4350 domain-containing protein, whose translation MRRTVKYALLVTGIFILFTMPLTVPHFESSAPYSMFNDSWDGLSRFTKLLYDEGKTPVPLLGPIDSYDLSGGTLLIVGPNVDYSPDEIKAIKEFVRRGNTLVIADDFGTGNEILRGLGLPMRLSNYPLRDFFYRIDDRFVIAIKITDPVLGRNVTEVVTSDPSAIIVTRKGEVYTSGTAMINFHRRAYPLLAITKYGDGRVIVLADPDILRNNLFKQNYNFLRNLAEYIPGPVYVDEAHHRNFNLYSQGTITIRRVLPRERAEEILLITGIIAVLYEFGLFGYMLRPFRWTLMRLFGGEKSLEDLAVELARERGWDEREVLEMLKGMGDGE comes from the coding sequence ATGAGAAGAACGGTCAAGTACGCACTCCTCGTAACAGGAATCTTCATCCTCTTCACGATGCCGCTCACGGTGCCACACTTCGAGAGCTCAGCTCCATACAGTATGTTCAACGACAGCTGGGACGGTCTCTCAAGGTTCACCAAACTCCTCTACGATGAAGGAAAAACGCCCGTTCCACTCCTGGGCCCGATAGACAGCTACGACCTCTCCGGTGGAACGCTCCTCATAGTCGGCCCCAACGTCGATTACTCCCCCGATGAAATAAAGGCAATAAAGGAGTTCGTGAGGAGGGGAAACACACTGGTTATCGCGGACGACTTCGGTACTGGAAACGAGATTCTCAGGGGGCTCGGCCTCCCGATGAGACTCTCCAACTACCCTCTCCGGGACTTCTTCTACAGGATAGACGACCGCTTTGTGATAGCCATCAAGATAACCGACCCAGTCCTCGGGAGGAACGTCACCGAGGTGGTCACGAGCGACCCATCGGCCATAATCGTGACGAGGAAGGGCGAAGTCTACACGAGCGGTACCGCCATGATAAACTTCCACAGGAGGGCGTACCCACTACTGGCCATCACGAAATATGGAGATGGAAGGGTCATTGTCCTGGCCGACCCGGACATACTGAGGAACAACCTCTTCAAGCAGAACTACAACTTTTTGAGGAACCTGGCTGAGTACATCCCAGGCCCGGTCTACGTGGACGAGGCCCACCACAGGAACTTCAACCTCTACAGCCAGGGGACGATAACGATAAGAAGGGTCCTCCCAAGGGAGAGGGCCGAAGAGATACTGCTGATAACCGGAATCATTGCCGTTCTATACGAGTTCGGCCTCTTCGGCTACATGCTCCGGCCTTTCAGATGGACACTAATGAGGCTCTTCGGGGGAGAAAAGTCCCTGGAAGACCTCGCAGTTGAACTGGCGAGGGAGAGGGGATGGGATGAGAGGGAAGTACTCGAAATGCTGAAGGGTATGGGTGATGGAGAATGA
- a CDS encoding DUF58 domain-containing protein → MRTADVLLGLSGILIAGGIFLGSPAITGVGAVISVYYGSVRLSFGGDGNVSLSLPERITELEWVEIPLKVEGLFKVPGKVTLRVESPEVESETPLLTILPGEEKASFLRIKPLKKGTLELRVKAIFTDMAGLFAKELEVSGLMPVAVLPSPRKVAEARRIRKEPNAFAELLHALGIGSESLEFEELREFLPGDDVKRIDWKATSRVLKPIVRVFKRETLADIYVLVNVDESFRREFRNRKTDYLTLILAQLIAYFARHGHRVGIVAYNDHRVVKTLRRVNEPRSALSELDLRPRPGKPQLRPSSLRIGKTVRRILRLKRRTPLSGLENAAGSLPEGSYVVIIDDIGLHPWAVLSSLSALERKGSKAVILYPNPIRFMSKRELRPEEIETVYTAYRERKDLLRKIRSRTNVVELSPKDLLPVVVRKL, encoded by the coding sequence ATGAGAACAGCTGACGTCCTGCTCGGTCTCTCGGGAATCCTGATAGCGGGGGGGATTTTCCTTGGAAGCCCCGCCATAACAGGGGTAGGGGCTGTTATCTCCGTATATTACGGCTCGGTAAGGCTCTCCTTCGGTGGGGATGGAAACGTATCTCTAAGCCTCCCGGAGAGGATCACCGAGCTCGAATGGGTCGAGATTCCCTTGAAGGTTGAGGGCCTGTTCAAAGTACCTGGAAAGGTAACTCTCAGAGTAGAAAGTCCGGAAGTGGAATCAGAGACCCCCCTACTCACAATCCTTCCCGGCGAGGAAAAGGCTTCATTCTTGAGGATAAAGCCCCTGAAGAAGGGAACGCTCGAACTCAGGGTCAAAGCTATCTTCACCGACATGGCCGGCCTCTTCGCGAAGGAGCTCGAAGTTTCCGGGTTAATGCCAGTGGCAGTGCTCCCCTCCCCCAGGAAAGTTGCGGAGGCGAGGAGGATAAGAAAGGAACCCAATGCCTTCGCCGAACTCCTCCACGCCCTCGGAATCGGGAGCGAGAGCCTTGAGTTCGAGGAGCTCAGGGAGTTCCTTCCGGGAGACGACGTCAAGAGGATCGACTGGAAGGCCACTTCCAGGGTTCTGAAGCCGATAGTCAGGGTCTTTAAGAGGGAGACCCTTGCCGATATCTACGTCCTCGTCAACGTGGACGAGTCCTTCAGGAGGGAGTTCAGGAACAGGAAGACCGACTACCTCACCCTGATCCTCGCCCAGCTCATAGCCTACTTCGCGCGCCACGGCCACAGGGTTGGCATTGTAGCCTACAACGACCACAGGGTAGTAAAGACCCTGAGAAGAGTCAACGAGCCGAGGAGTGCCCTATCGGAGCTCGACCTGAGGCCACGCCCGGGAAAACCCCAGCTCAGGCCCTCCTCCCTCAGGATAGGAAAAACCGTGAGGAGAATCCTCCGCCTCAAGAGGAGAACACCGCTATCGGGACTTGAGAATGCTGCTGGATCACTACCGGAGGGTTCGTACGTTGTCATCATCGACGACATAGGCCTCCACCCATGGGCAGTCCTCAGCTCGCTGTCTGCCCTTGAACGGAAGGGCTCAAAGGCAGTTATTCTCTACCCAAACCCGATAAGGTTCATGTCAAAAAGGGAGCTCAGACCGGAGGAGATTGAAACGGTTTACACCGCTTACAGGGAGAGGAAAGACCTCCTGAGGAAGATTAGGAGCAGGACGAACGTTGTTGAGCTCTCGCCGAAGGATCTCCTTCCAGTGGTGGTGAGGAAGCTATGA
- a CDS encoding DUF4129 domain-containing protein codes for MKSGKSMKLLTVVIMLLLLLPPAGARGVEKPVPHDTFLYTYFSHTLEKFAYSLKYAYEGNDYSLTLANSTRNELLQILRDSKPYQERGIHVKVLEVLPPFYNFSVDLVTLDELVLQYYSTNESPAIAVGIVGTAGRMGKYLDEIDSIKLYNDTKILKFDTSDVEEYLNKIYDMAQAKLNQTIWKPQTNTNQTKNVTREIPLTLYVTNPSPIINQTVTFFGTAPENGSITILINGTNWSTEVNVSVSSHFFTLPYRFEKPGKYFAKAIQGNLSTKAIEINVRKIPTSFVVVSETSAVVNTTLTFKAVLIDYYSRPLPGRNITVNGSPFVTGPDGSVSLNLTSPKETSFPLTLYFKGDEFHTGASLAVTIRFTRIPTSLSITAPGTVLINEPLRIEGSITPPINGTIQIYVDNNLTSVVNAVNGTFNLTLTPEKAGTLQVYALFNGTGLYLPSRSNMVFVSVMPKESNTWRYLTVVLILLGLALYTQRDRIKIGRGWRGKERGVLGEPIQPSSETARPGEPPEVDVPEDVGEAYGMVRKVLSERMGIPNHLTPREALERLKDWEGYENLKTATLIHEKAVYGKIEPTGEELREFREAIRNIIIIAGGEE; via the coding sequence ATGAAGTCAGGAAAATCAATGAAACTTCTAACGGTTGTCATCATGCTGCTCCTTCTTCTCCCCCCTGCGGGAGCACGGGGAGTCGAGAAGCCGGTTCCCCACGACACGTTCCTTTACACATACTTCTCCCACACCCTCGAAAAGTTCGCCTACTCCCTCAAATACGCCTACGAGGGGAACGACTACAGCCTAACCCTGGCAAACAGCACTAGGAACGAGCTCCTCCAAATTCTCAGGGATTCTAAACCCTACCAGGAGAGGGGGATACATGTCAAAGTCCTTGAGGTTCTCCCGCCCTTCTACAACTTCTCCGTTGACTTGGTAACCCTCGACGAGCTCGTTCTGCAGTACTACTCCACGAACGAGAGCCCTGCCATAGCGGTCGGCATCGTCGGAACGGCGGGGAGGATGGGAAAATATCTCGATGAAATAGACTCAATCAAGCTCTACAACGACACGAAGATCCTGAAGTTCGATACGAGCGATGTGGAAGAGTATTTGAACAAAATCTACGATATGGCCCAGGCAAAGCTTAATCAGACTATATGGAAGCCCCAAACCAACACCAACCAGACTAAAAACGTAACCCGCGAAATTCCCCTAACCCTCTACGTCACGAACCCCTCCCCCATCATCAACCAGACGGTAACTTTCTTCGGCACGGCGCCCGAGAACGGAAGCATCACGATACTGATAAACGGAACCAACTGGAGCACAGAAGTGAACGTATCCGTCTCGTCCCACTTCTTCACGCTCCCCTACCGGTTCGAGAAACCAGGAAAATACTTTGCGAAGGCTATACAGGGAAACCTGAGCACGAAGGCCATTGAGATCAACGTCAGAAAGATACCGACATCTTTCGTCGTTGTCTCCGAAACCTCCGCGGTTGTAAACACCACCCTGACCTTCAAGGCAGTCCTCATCGACTACTACTCCCGTCCACTGCCTGGCAGGAACATCACTGTCAACGGCTCACCATTTGTAACTGGCCCCGACGGAAGCGTCTCTTTAAACCTCACAAGCCCTAAAGAGACGAGCTTCCCCCTGACACTCTACTTCAAGGGGGATGAGTTCCACACAGGGGCCTCCCTGGCAGTCACGATACGATTCACCAGAATACCAACGAGCCTGAGCATAACCGCCCCCGGAACCGTCCTGATAAACGAGCCCCTGAGGATAGAGGGCTCGATAACTCCACCGATAAACGGGACAATCCAGATCTACGTGGACAACAACCTCACATCGGTGGTCAACGCCGTAAACGGAACCTTCAACCTGACGCTAACACCTGAAAAAGCCGGTACTCTCCAGGTCTACGCCCTCTTCAACGGTACCGGCCTCTACCTTCCCTCCCGCTCGAACATGGTCTTCGTCTCGGTCATGCCAAAGGAAAGCAACACGTGGAGGTACCTGACGGTCGTCCTCATACTCCTCGGGCTGGCCCTCTACACCCAGAGGGACAGGATTAAGATAGGAAGGGGATGGAGAGGAAAAGAGCGGGGAGTCTTGGGGGAGCCCATCCAGCCTTCCTCAGAAACGGCCCGCCCCGGAGAGCCTCCGGAGGTTGATGTGCCGGAAGACGTTGGTGAGGCCTACGGTATGGTAAGGAAGGTATTATCCGAAAGGATGGGGATTCCCAACCACCTCACGCCAAGGGAAGCCCTGGAGAGGCTTAAGGACTGGGAGGGCTACGAAAACCTGAAAACTGCAACCCTAATCCACGAGAAGGCCGTCTATGGGAAGATAGAGCCCACAGGGGAGGAGCTGAGGGAATTTAGGGAAGCGATAAGGAACATAATAATCATAGCCGGTGGGGAAGAATGA
- a CDS encoding glycosyltransferase family 4 protein, whose amino-acid sequence MGETLRIAFVYDVIYPWVKGGVERRIHELAVRLARKHEVHVYGYKHWDGAPEIERNGVIYHGIVSPGSIYLAGKRNPLPMLRLASNLRKRLPELRKYDVVDVQNLFYPGAFVLRALPNALLTWHESWGNYWFSYFGPAGIPGWAVERLLSDYRLHLAVSRKTQLDLLQVGVPSRVVPNGVDLERTDRVKPSECESDLVFVGRLVKDKNLELAIRAVAGLVDDFPHVRFSIIGDGPERKNLENLAMKLGIRKNVDFLGRLESWEDVISLLKASKVFAFPSRREGFGMAVLEAMAAGVPPVVLDSPMNAARFLVNEKSGLVLSGDRFADGLRLLLSENNLGKKLGRNARKKAEMFDWGKIVGTLAGIYLEFTSSLPR is encoded by the coding sequence ATGGGGGAGACGCTTAGAATAGCCTTCGTTTACGATGTCATATACCCATGGGTCAAGGGGGGCGTTGAGAGAAGGATTCATGAGCTCGCGGTTAGGCTTGCGAGGAAACACGAGGTTCACGTTTACGGTTATAAACACTGGGATGGAGCTCCTGAAATCGAGAGAAACGGCGTCATCTACCATGGTATAGTCTCTCCGGGAAGCATATATCTCGCCGGAAAGAGAAACCCTCTACCGATGCTTCGCTTGGCCTCTAACCTGAGAAAGCGCCTTCCAGAACTGAGAAAATACGATGTTGTTGACGTCCAGAACCTCTTCTATCCGGGCGCCTTCGTCTTAAGAGCGCTGCCAAACGCCCTCTTAACGTGGCACGAGTCCTGGGGTAACTACTGGTTCAGTTACTTCGGCCCGGCAGGAATCCCGGGATGGGCTGTTGAGAGGCTCCTATCTGATTACAGACTCCACTTGGCCGTTTCTCGCAAGACCCAGCTCGACCTCCTCCAGGTTGGCGTTCCTTCGCGGGTAGTTCCGAATGGGGTTGACTTGGAAAGAACCGACCGGGTAAAACCCTCCGAGTGCGAGAGCGACCTTGTCTTCGTTGGCAGACTGGTGAAGGACAAGAACCTTGAGCTGGCCATCAGAGCCGTTGCCGGGCTTGTGGATGACTTTCCCCATGTGAGGTTCTCCATAATCGGTGATGGGCCTGAGAGGAAGAATCTTGAGAACCTTGCCATGAAGTTGGGCATTCGGAAAAACGTAGATTTCCTTGGGAGGCTGGAGAGCTGGGAGGATGTAATTTCCCTCCTGAAGGCCTCGAAGGTCTTCGCCTTCCCCTCCCGTAGGGAGGGCTTTGGGATGGCCGTTCTCGAGGCAATGGCGGCGGGAGTTCCTCCGGTTGTTCTGGATTCGCCGATGAATGCCGCGAGGTTTTTGGTTAATGAGAAGAGTGGCTTGGTTTTAAGTGGGGATAGATTTGCCGATGGGTTGAGGCTCCTTCTCTCTGAGAATAACCTGGGGAAAAAGCTGGGGAGGAACGCGAGAAAGAAAGCTGAAATGTTTGATTGGGGGAAGATAGTGGGGACGTTAGCTGGGATTTACTTGGAGTTCACTTCCTCACTTCCACGTTGA
- a CDS encoding AAA family ATPase: MNESLARVITEWQETWTPKLIERDSDFSLISEKPRKVVTFAGCRRTGKTYLMFQLINELSMKIPRDRIFYINFEDERLEKKVSTLTDLIPTIEELFGSSGELYLKRRHSFR; the protein is encoded by the coding sequence ATGAACGAGAGCCTCGCGAGAGTCATAACAGAATGGCAGGAGACCTGGACACCGAAACTCATTGAAAGAGATTCCGACTTCTCGTTAATCTCTGAGAAGCCAAGAAAAGTTGTCACCTTCGCCGGCTGTCGAAGGACTGGGAAGACGTACCTAATGTTCCAGTTGATCAACGAGCTGTCCATGAAAATCCCCAGGGACAGAATCTTCTATATCAATTTCGAGGACGAGAGGCTCGAAAAGAAGGTCTCGACGCTTACTGATCTAATACCAACCATCGAAGAGCTCTTTGGGTCCTCTGGAGAGCTTTACCTGAAGAGGAGACACTCATTCAGGTGA
- a CDS encoding DUF5646 family protein: MERTENVEYVLKELERLKVEIQRLEAMLMPVLRDEDITEEELEELLELARDENPDEWIDAEKLPEPKG; encoded by the coding sequence ATGGAAAGAACAGAAAATGTTGAGTATGTCTTAAAGGAACTGGAGAGGCTTAAGGTCGAGATACAGCGTTTAGAAGCAATGCTCATGCCGGTTCTGAGAGATGAGGATATTACCGAGGAAGAACTTGAAGAATTACTTGAGCTGGCCAGGGATGAGAATCCCGATGAGTGGATTGATGCAGAGAAACTTCCCGAGCCCAAGGGGTGA